tggatgaggattatgatgTAGAAGGTAATGAAGAGGAAgaggtggaggaggaggaggaggaggatgatgatgatgaagacgaagaaTTCTCGGGGTTTGGTGACGACATAAACGGTGTTCCGAGCCAAGACGCTGGCAGAAGTCAAAGTCATCCTTGCTACAATGAGGCTGAATGTAGCACAAGACGTCATGGCTTTATGAATATTGGAGCATATTCAAGTAacatccataatccaaatccatttcaatgggtTCCTGAGCCTGCTGTTGATGTTGAGAATACAGGTATTACTAACCGGGCAACACAAAGGGGCAATCGTTTGCAAATAATgggtttttataactccaaggCTGAATTGAGAGCACTATTTCGAACGTATGCCTTGGAGACCGGAATTCAGTGGAAGGTTGGTCACTCCGATAACATACGGTACGAGCTTAAGTGCGTACACCCACAATGTAAATGGCGGGCACGAGCGACGAGAGAGCAAGACGGAGACTATTGGGTCTTACGACGTATGGATGAGACCCACACTTGTCCGCGAGATCAAATattgccacatcacagacaagcagGTGCCGAATCATTAGGTAACATACTTAAGTCCATGTTCGtggttgatcgtatttatcgaccaaaggaaattatttcagaCATGGCAGATAGGTATCGGATTGACATATCATACACGCAAGCATGGcgtgccaaaacatatgcaataaatgcattacGAGGATCTCCGGAAGAGTCTTTCGGTATATTACGTGAGTACTGTCATAATTTGGAGCTTAAGAACCCAGGAACTATGGCACGTATTGATGTCGATCTGgaaaataggttcaagttttttttcatgtgtatggGGTGTTCTATACGAGGGTTCCAACAATTCTGTCGTCCGGTGATATGCATTGATGCTTCGAGGGGAGTTACAGgaccaatggcaacaacaacaATCGATGTTTCGGGGGGAGATGCAGGAAAAAATGCAATCATTAAATAATCGAATTACAGGACTTGAGGGTTCTTATGTTCAAGCATCTGAATCAGTACAGGTTATTATCCaccatacttaattttatttttcaattagttttattatttaatttcttttttcaattgcttaattataaagttatgataaacattatttttttttcttttttccagtTAGACGAATCATCCGACGAGGAAGTCCAACAACAAATTCAGGACCAACCAACAACTGCTCAGAAGCCGACAACAACTAAAAAAGTGTCAGCTTTCGGTCGTGTACTGCGAAAAGGGAAACAGTTGGTCAGTCCATTCACAAATCcagtaaaggaaaaaaagaacaaacaaccaGTAATTAAGGGTATTGATGTTGACCCCAAGTTGGCTGGGTGCTATTCAGAGTTCACAATATGGTATGATCAAGCGTCTGATAATGACAGTCGACGCGTCTTCCTCGGGGGACCAGCCGGAACGACAGCCCGTATGCCCAAACCATGGTGGACCCAAATTGTAACACTAGGGCAATGGTTGGAAAACACGGTATGTACCCTTCCTTTGTATTTGTTTCTATTACTTATCATGTTCAAAGTATGATGTGATTAATCTATGAACACAGCATATTGAAGCTTTTATGGGTATATTTCGTAAATCTTATCCGGACGGTAATTGGACTACTGTTTCCACCCAATTTGTTGCACTTCTCCCTCAGTGTTACAGTGAGTTTAAACAATTGGGTGCAAATATGGAGTGGCCTACGTTTTTTCTAGATCAAATCAATGGAATCTCGCTTCGGACAAAAGAATTCTTTCGCCCATGGAGTAGTGTTGACAAGGTGGTGTACAACTGTAAGTTGTTTACGGTAAGATTGATTATTGATACTTATTTCATCTTCATTGGTCGACAGGTATTCTTTCCGATCAACTTCGACAACCAACATTGGGTGTGTGGcgtattggatataaatgaatGGAGGATGTATATATATGACTCTGCCCAATATACTGAAAGCATAGAGAGGGTGAAGAAGTTATTGATGCCATTTAGGACACTAACACACCTAATGAAGGCGAGTAACTTCTATATATCAAAGGGAATTCCATCACCAGATCCTCTACCGACATTACAATATAGGTGTGTTCGTGATGTCCCAAAACAGGATGTTGGAAGTGGAGACTGTGGCATTTTTTTACTCATGTTTATGGAATACCTTGCCCGAGATCACCCATTTAATTTTACATCAGCACATTCCAAGAGATTAAGAAAACGCGTGGCTACAACCATATTCCAAGGAAGGACCCTCAGTAAGTATTAACTGTTTATGAGTTTATTTGTATGTCAGCAAAGTTTACTAAATTGATTGtctttattcaattcaattggaATGTGACAATGCAGGTTTCGAGGATTTCTAAACAGGCATGGATGGACGGGCATGCATACGAattggatgtcattttattatggCTTGAaagatgtattttattattgattgaaaggtgtattttattattttttgaatgatgtcattttttattgtttgtatggTGTATTTgacacattgttttattgaaacacGGTATGGGctgcattaaaaaataataaatcaaattgttttattaattttactagtcttcttatataaaaatattaattaactgccaaaatcctaataaatttttttgtcaatttgattTTAGGTCAATTTTGATCCACCTTTAAAAACAATCCTCTTTAGCTATTATATTggcatcattttaataatatttaacatattgATAATAGTATAAGtacgaatataaataatattaataatatattttataataataatatataatataatatattatattataataatatataataatatataaaattaatataataatatatatatattaatataaagggttggcggtatatataaaatatattataatataattttaatatattatattatataacatattatatattaatataaattataattatattataatattatataaattaatatataaaataaactgataAGGGTTTCCACCAACCCTggcaataatatatacatatattatattatatataatatattaatattattaataatatatataatatattataatataatatattataatatataataatatatattttattatatatataattataatatataattatatataaataatatataatattatatattatatataatatattatttattatatatataatatataatatattatttattatatataatataatatattatatataatatatattatctataatataatatataattataattatatattataatatattaaatataatatattatatatattaatatataatataattatatatataattatttaattatatatatatatataagtcatgggttggcggaatcgccaaccttTGGCgtacgccaagggttggcgttccGCCAACCCTggcaaaaaaatttattaatataatattatatatattatattaatatatataatattatatattataatatataattattaatactagaatatctttaatattataataatatataataatatattttaatattaatatactattataataaaataataattataataatataaataatatattattataaaattctaattaaaatataatataatatatcatatattaatataaatatataatataattatatatatataaaattaaaaaattatatatatatatatataagtcatgttttgctttataaagggtgggcccaccctacattaatgctGCAGGCCAATTTCCCCTTCTCGCCAACCCAGAgtccttttacatatattttataaaatataaaattatattataatataatattatatatataatatataatatatataaccaggggttggcgacatcgccaacccttggcgacgccaagggttggcgatgccgccaacccctggtaataattatatataatatattttatatatattatattatatatgtaatattatattataataatattatttaaattataatatattatatattatatattatattaatatattattatatgataatattatagtatataatatattataatatataattatataatataattataatattctaattaaaatataatataatatatcatatattaatatatgatataattttatataaattaaataattatatatatatataaaaatcatgttttgctttataaaaggtgggcccaccctacattaatgctacaggccaatttcccttatcgccaacccagattgcttttacatatattttataaaatataaaattatattataatataatatttataattaatataaattatattatataaaataagtaatatattataataatatataattataaaatatataatattatatataatataatataatattatatattataaaatattatattataaaatattataataatattaaaaattaattatataaattataatattttatatattatattatatataataatattatattaatatataattataatattattattatatatataatatatatttccaggggttggcggcatcgccaacccctgGCGACGCcaggggttggcgatgccgccaacccctgtaataattatatatattatatataatatattttatattatatatgtaatattatattataaaatattataatttaattatataaattataatatattataatattatagtatataatatattatattaatataataatattatttaatattatatacattttttttttaaagttggcGTTACACAGCAACTTTCACgccaactattttttttttttaagttaaatgcccagttttttttgtttcacttaaatccttaaatatcaatttttttctttttccagt
Above is a genomic segment from Mangifera indica cultivar Alphonso chromosome 3, CATAS_Mindica_2.1, whole genome shotgun sequence containing:
- the LOC123210092 gene encoding uncharacterized protein LOC123210092, with product MFRGEMQEKMQSLNNRITGLEGSYVQASESVQLDESSDEEVQQQIQDQPTTAQKPTTTKKVSAFGRVLRKGKQLVSPFTNPVKEKKNKQPVIKGIDVDPKLAGCYSEFTIWYDQASDNDSRRVFLGGPAGTTARMPKPWWTQIVTLGQWLENTVCTLPLYLFLLLIMFKV
- the LOC123209935 gene encoding ubiquitin-like-specific protease 1 isoform X2, with amino-acid sequence MEWPTFFLDQINGISLRTKEFFRPWSSVDKVFFPINFDNQHWVCGVLDINEWRMYIYDSAQYTESIERVKKLLMPFRTLTHLMKASNFYISKGIPSPDPLPTLQYRCVRDVPKQDVGSGDCGIFLLMFMEYLARDHPFNFTSAHSKRLRKRVATTIFQGRTLSFEDF
- the LOC123209935 gene encoding uncharacterized protein LOC123209935 isoform X1; translated protein: MEWPTFFLDQINGISLRTKEFFRPWSSVDKVVYNCKLFTVRLIIDTYFIFIGRQVFFPINFDNQHWVCGVLDINEWRMYIYDSAQYTESIERVKKLLMPFRTLTHLMKASNFYISKGIPSPDPLPTLQYRCVRDVPKQDVGSGDCGIFLLMFMEYLARDHPFNFTSAHSKRLRKRVATTIFQGRTLSFEDF